The following are encoded in a window of Fulvia fulva chromosome 7, complete sequence genomic DNA:
- a CDS encoding putative dipeptidyl-peptidase 5 — MVTMRVTAAWGLLVQLAYSITPEQMISAPRYSAASPNPSGEWAVFTSANYSFEEHESSTTWKLINLVSGDITDLPWGSEVSEAAWVGPTNTSVLYINGTNDHIPGGVTLYTADLADASAAPTLVASLPAPYSGLHAVNTASGGINFVLSCLAYGENGTAYNEELAPTPVNTGRLYDSIYVRHWDTWITKERYAVFGGSLSKNTSGYGNCSAGLSFGGMKNLVHALEYNVTRPESPVGSSFDAGDYDISPDGSQVVFLTKAPELPKANFTASYLYLVPHDGSSAPMAINGPGSSAPAAAQGASGGAEFSPDGRKLAYYQMDGGSYESDRSKLYVADLETKEITPVAADWDRSAGSIRWSKDGSTLWVAADSIGSTKLFPVPVDAAADYEPANITDITSVSDFYILPSGEALVSANSVWASYLLYTINADRETKYFYKSNEEDANLAGLGPEDVDFIWYEGTNGDQQQAIVVYPEDFNASKVYDLVFYVHGGPQSYTGNTWSTRWNLKTWADQGYVLVGPNPTGSTSYGQNLTDNIQARWGSWPYEDLVNAHKYACDNLPYVNCSNAVGAGASYGGYMMNWIQGHDLGDQFKALVCHDGVATTYADWSTEELWFTRHDFNGTIWEGPGRSNYVAWDPLTHAKNFSTPEFIVHNELDYRLPVSEGLAMFNVLQTRGVPSRFLSFPDENHWVLNQENSLFWHQEIFNWINYYTGKIESLDGNAIQM; from the exons ATGGTGACAATGCGAGTGACAGCAGCCTGGGGCTTGCTTGTGCAGCTTGCATACAGCATAACGCCCGA GCAAATGATCTCAGCGCCTCGATACAGTGCTGCCAGTCCGAATCCAAGCGGAGAATGGGCTGTGTTCACATCGGCCAACTACTCTTTCGAAGAACACGAATCCTCGACCACCTGGAAACTGATCAATCTGGTCAGTGGCGACATTACAGATCTCCCATGGGGCAGTGAAGTCTCCGAAGCTGCCTGGGTTGGCCCTACCAACACCAGTGTTCTGTATATCAATGGCACCAACGATCATATCCCTGGGGGCGTGACTCTGTACACAGCAGATCTCGCAGATGCTTCAGCTGCGCC CACCCTTGTGGCATCTCTGCCTGCACCATACTCAGGTCTGCACGCTGTCAACACAGCATCCGGTGGAATCAACTTTGTGCTGAGCTGCCTGGCTTATGGCGAGAATGGCACAGCCTACAATGAGGAGCTGGCACCTACGCCAGTCAACACTGGACGACTTTACGACAGCATCTATGTCAGGCACTGGGATACCTGGATCACCAAGGAGCGCTATGCAGTCTTTGGTGGTTCGCTCAGCAAGAACACCTCTGGCTATGGCAACTGTTCTGCCGGGTTGAGCTTCGGCGGCATGAAGAACCTTGTCCATGCTCTGGAGTACAATGTAACACGCCCCGAATCTCCTGTTGGCTCGAGCTTTGATGCAGGTGATTACGATATTAGCCCTGATGGCTCTCAAGTCGTCTTCTTGACCAAGGCTCCGGAGCTGCCAAAGGCCAACTTTACTGCGAGCTATCTCTACCTTGTGCCTCACGATGGCTCTTCTGCTCCTATGGCCATCAACGGTCCTGGCAGCTCCGCTCCCGCGGCTGCACAAGGTGCCAGTGGTGGTGCCGAGTTCTCGCCCGATGGCAGGAAACTCGCGTACTACCAGATGGATGGTGGCTCCTACGAGTCGGATCGAAGCAAGCTCTACGTGGCTGATCTGGAGACGAAGGAGATCACTCCGGTCGCAGCAGACTGGGACCGCTCAGCTGGCAGCATCAGATGGAGCAAAGACGGCTCGACCTTGTGGGTTGCAGCCGACTCTATCGGCAGCACGAAACTCTTCCCAGTGCCTGTAGACGCAGCGGCAGACTACGAACCAGCCAACATTACGGACATTACTTCGGTCTCGGACTTCTACATCCTGCCCAGTGGTGAGGCACTTGTCAGCGCCAACAGCGTCTGGGCTTCATATCTGCTGTACACTATCAACGCTGATAGAGAGACCAAGTACTTCTACAAGTCAAACGAGGAGGACGCCAACCTTGCAGGCCTTGGGCCCGAAGATGTCGACTTTATCTGGTATGAAGGCACCAACGGTGACCAACAGCAAGCAATCGTGGTCTACCCAGAAGACTTCAACGCCAGCAAAGTCTACGACCTCGTCTTCTACGTCCACGGCGGACCCCAAAGCTATACCGGCAACACGTGGTCCACGCGCTGGAACCTGAAGACCTGGGCGGATCAAGGCTACGTTCTTGTCGGACCTAACCCGACGGGCTCTACCAGCTACGGTCAGAACCTCACAGATAACATCCAGGCCCGCTGGGGCAGCTGGCCATACGAGGACCTGGTGAATGCACACAAGTACGCCTGTGACAACTTGCCATACGTCAACTGCAGTAACGCAGTGGGAGCTGGAGCTTCATATGGAGGCTACATGATGAACTGGATCCAGGGCCACGATCTTGGCGATCAGTTCAAAGCCCTAGTATGCCACGATGGCGTCGCCACGACTTACGCTGACTGGAGCACTGAAGAGCTATGGTTCACGCGCCATGACTTCAACGGGACGATTTGGGAAGGGCCAGGAAGGTCGAACTATGTCGCATGGGACCCTCTCACACATGCGAAGAACTTCTCGACACCGGAGTTCATCGTTCACAATGAGTTGGATTACCGTCTTCCAGTTAGTGAGGGTCTTGCAATGTTTAACGTTCTTCAGACACGTGGTGTGCCTAGCAGATTTCTGAGCTTCCCGGATGAGAACCACTGGGTCCTGAACCAAGAGAACTCGCTTTTCTGGCACCAGGAGATCTTCAACTGGATCAATTACTATACTGGTAAGATTGAGAGTTTGGATGGGAATGCCATCCAGATGTGA
- a CDS encoding Inositol monophosphatase 2, with translation MSAINLEEVHDFLIQIAHDAGKMISTAKPVAAGSGQKKNSADLVTETDQAVEKMVGTKLRERFPEFAFMGEETYKDADKLTDKPTFIVDPVDGTNNFFHGHPYVCVSLGLAIERKPVVGVIYNPYTKELYTGIKGKGSFLTDAQHDHVRLPLKDPEPLKDLSHCLVAVEWGSDRDGDDYETKVNTFRNLCASKESGGAMVHGIRSLGSAELNLCGVAAGHLDVYWENGCWAWDVCAGWVILEEAGGRMVGSQKGDWNPSVDQRRYMAVRGGEDQTKIIGEFWSHVDGLLNKVKDKVTSGGSGGGSGGGAGGAGEKYINDATHKVTDQATDRAGLGDKYDDKINKFTDSQTNKQIFGGKPN, from the exons ATGAGTGCAATCAATCTCGAAGAAGTCCACGACTTCTTGATCCAAATAGCCCACGACGCCGGCAAGATGATCTCCACAGCCAAACCCGTCGCCGCCGGCAGCGGTCAGAAGAAGAACAGTGCCGATCTCGTGACCGAAACAGACCAAGCAGTCGAGAAGATGGTAGGCACAAAGCTGCGAGAGCGCTTCCCAGAGTTCGCCTTCATGGGAGAGGAGACGTACAAAGACGCCGACAAGCTCACCGACAAGCCGACTTTCATCGTTGACCCCGTTGACGGAACCAACAACTTCTTTCACGGCCATCCGTATGTCTGTGTCTCACTGGGACTGGCGATTGAGAGGAAGCCGGTGGTTGGTGTGATCTACAATCCGTATACGAAGGAGCTGTATACAGGGATTAAGGGCAAGGGAAGCTTCTTGACTGATGCTCAGCATGATCATGTCCGCCTGCCGCTGAAGGACCCGGAGCCGCTGAAGGATTTGAGCCATTGTCTGGTTGCTGTTGAATGGGGCTCTGATCGCGATGGAGACGACTATGAAACGAAGGTCAACACCTTCCGAAACCTGTGCGCGAGCAAAGAAAGTGGCGGTGCTATGGTACATGGTATCCGCTCTCTTGGGAGCGCGGAGCTGAATCTATGCGGTGTTGCAGCGGGTCACCTTGACGTCTACTGGGAGAATGGATGCTGGGCATGGGATGTTTGTGCTGGATGGGTCATCTTGGAAGAGGCCGGTGGCCGGATGGTGGGTAGCCAAAAGGGCGACTGGAATCCCTCTGTCGACCAGCGGAGGTATATGGCTGtgagaggcggcgaagatcAGACGAAGATCATCGGGGAGTTCTGGAGTCATGTTGATG GACTCCTAAACAAAGTAAAAGACAAGGTCACGAGCGGCGGCTCTGGCGGCGGATCAGGTGGAGGCGCTGGCGGTGCTGGCGAGAAGTATATCAACGATGCCACGCACAAAG TGACGGACCAAGCCACCGACCGTGCTGGTCTGGGGGACAAGTATGATGATAAAATCAACAAGTTCACCGATAGCCAGACGAATAAGCAG ATTTTCGGAGGCAAGCCGAATTGA
- a CDS encoding NAD-dependent protein deacylase, giving the protein MSLNDVDGAIDCIRNADSILAIIGAGLSAPSAIPTFRHEGAHWRGGPMDEMSKPAVFDRDPIGVCTFYENRRQMARVVQPNAGHYALAALAQAKPNFLAVTQNVDELSERADHNPRQPVALHGSVYNVHCSRDECAVTARNYTSHPTVPGLVLPAYDVADPRIPLPQVTRSAIPLCALCKQDIVRPGVTFFEESLPAQELQRVDDWLEVNDEVDLVMIIGTSRAPFVGDAVQRGARMVVFNMGADAARSEDDDMIVEGDASKTLPYVISRALGTAM; this is encoded by the exons ATGTCTCTGAACGATGTCGATGGGGCCATCGATTGCATTCGAAACGCTGACAGTATCCTTGCCATCATTGGCGCTGGTCTGTCTGCGCCTTCCGCCATTCCAACGTTCAGACATGAAGGCGCTCACTGGCGAGGAGGGCCCATGGATGAGATGTCGAAGCCAGCCGTCTTTGATCGAGATCCTATTGGAGTATGCACGTTCTATGAGAACAGACGGCAAATGGCAAGAGTCGTGCAGCCGAATGCTGGACATTATGCTCTGGCCGCACTGGCACAAGCGAAGCCGAACTTTCTGGCAGTCACGCAGAATGTCGATG AGCTGTCCGAGAGAGCTGACCACAACCCTCGTCAACCTGTGGCGCTTCATGGATCGGTCTACAATGTTCATTGCTCGAGGGACGAATGTGCAGTCACAGCACGCAACTATACCAGTCACCCCACGGTACCAGGCCTTGTACTTCCAGCGTATGATGTAGCAGACCCAAGGATACCTCTGCCACAAGTAACGAGGTCAGCAATCCCACTCTGTGCCTTGTGTAAGCAAGATATCGTGCGCCCGGGCGTCACGTTCTTCGAGGAGAGCCTGCCGGCACAGGAGTTGCAACGAGTAGACGACTGGCTTGAAGTGAATGACGAAGTCGATCTTGTTATGATCATTGGTACATCAAGAGCGCCGTTCGTCGGCGATGCAGTACAGCGCGGAGCACGGATGGTCGTCTTCAACATGGGCGCTGACGCAGCACGTAGCGAAGACGATGATATGATTGTGGAAGGTGACGCTTCAAAGACGCTGCCATATGTGATAAGTAGAGCACTTGGCACTGCGATGTAG